In one window of Escherichia coli DSM 30083 = JCM 1649 = ATCC 11775 DNA:
- the tssF gene encoding type VI secretion system baseplate subunit TssF — MAFEERYYREELDYLRQLGKLLAQEKPHLAHFLAEKEGDPDVERLMEAFAFMSGSLRQKLEDEFPEFTHGLIRMLWANYLRPVPAMTVIAYEPKTDQLKVPVQVCRNELIRSRSEKSSLTAQKVLPDNHDKIVSSVACHFTLARDIWLQPLRILDTRNASSLKEGIIDISFTADNNVSPAMLDLNKITFWLGNEDDYTRHQLYLWFCECLMDAELIAGEYRLPLPDLWLEAAGFDNRDALLPWPKNVHSGYRVLQEYFCYPEAFFFFHLRDVAPLPDDFPINAFTLRLHFNRPLPADIKLRQDSLRLHCTPAINLFTHYAEPVRPDGRMAEYPLRASHKHPDAYDIFQVSTVTSKVKVSGTEISPGSQARVWPEFESFQHQMEYSRQREVVYWHHRTKTSLLHHGLEHSIAFVHADGSIPGSSRFNDDVITTSLICTNRMIPARLHTGDICVAVNKNPAVASFRNVTRPTLPLWPVTDGDMHWSLISAMNLNYLSLLDRETLIQILRTFDLPGAHHPQRARLSRQKLDAIEKLETKPVDRLFKGVPVRGLATTLWIRPDPFICEGEIYLLGTVLSHFFALYASINSYHCLKIINTESQESWEWQEKMGQHALI; from the coding sequence GTGGCTTTTGAAGAACGTTACTACCGCGAAGAGCTGGATTATCTTCGCCAGCTAGGCAAACTGCTGGCGCAGGAAAAACCACATCTGGCCCACTTTCTGGCCGAGAAAGAGGGTGATCCGGACGTGGAGCGTCTGATGGAAGCCTTTGCCTTTATGTCCGGTAGCCTGCGCCAGAAACTTGAGGACGAATTCCCCGAGTTCACCCATGGGCTGATCCGTATGCTGTGGGCAAACTATTTACGCCCGGTTCCGGCCATGACGGTTATTGCCTATGAACCCAAAACCGATCAGTTAAAAGTCCCTGTTCAGGTCTGTCGTAATGAACTGATCAGAAGCCGCTCAGAAAAGTCCTCCCTGACTGCTCAGAAGGTGCTGCCTGACAATCATGATAAAATCGTTTCTTCCGTAGCCTGCCATTTCACGCTGGCGCGCGATATCTGGCTGCAACCACTGCGCATTCTCGATACCCGCAACGCCAGCAGCCTGAAAGAAGGCATCATAGATATCAGTTTTACCGCAGATAACAATGTCTCCCCCGCCATGCTTGACCTGAACAAAATCACGTTCTGGCTGGGTAATGAAGACGATTATACCCGACACCAGCTTTATCTGTGGTTTTGCGAATGCCTGATGGATGCGGAACTGATTGCCGGAGAGTACCGCCTGCCGCTGCCGGATCTGTGGCTGGAGGCGGCGGGTTTTGACAACCGGGATGCTCTGCTGCCGTGGCCGAAAAATGTCCACAGCGGCTACCGCGTGCTTCAGGAGTATTTCTGCTATCCCGAAGCCTTCTTCTTTTTCCATCTGCGCGATGTTGCGCCGCTACCAGACGATTTCCCGATCAATGCGTTTACGCTGCGCCTGCACTTTAACCGCCCGTTACCTGCCGACATCAAGCTGCGCCAGGATTCGCTGCGTCTGCACTGTACGCCAGCCATTAACCTGTTTACGCATTATGCGGAACCCGTCAGGCCGGATGGGCGGATGGCGGAATACCCGCTGCGCGCCAGCCATAAGCATCCGGACGCCTATGACATTTTTCAGGTCAGCACAGTCACCAGTAAAGTCAAAGTTTCAGGTACTGAAATCAGCCCAGGTAGCCAGGCGCGTGTCTGGCCCGAATTTGAAAGCTTCCAGCACCAGATGGAGTACAGCCGCCAGCGAGAAGTCGTCTACTGGCATCACCGGACTAAAACGTCCCTGCTTCACCACGGGCTTGAACACTCTATCGCCTTTGTCCATGCAGACGGTAGCATTCCGGGCAGCTCACGGTTTAACGATGACGTGATCACCACGTCATTAATCTGTACCAACCGTATGATCCCTGCCCGGCTGCATACCGGTGATATCTGCGTGGCCGTCAACAAAAATCCGGCAGTGGCCTCATTTCGTAATGTCACGCGCCCGACACTGCCGCTCTGGCCAGTCACGGACGGCGACATGCACTGGTCGCTGATTTCCGCGATGAACCTGAACTACCTCTCCCTGCTGGACAGGGAGACACTGATCCAGATCCTGCGGACCTTCGACCTGCCAGGTGCTCACCATCCGCAGCGGGCCAGACTGTCACGCCAGAAACTGGATGCCATAGAAAAACTCGAAACCAAACCTGTTGACAGGTTGTTTAAAGGCGTACCGGTTCGCGGGCTGGCGACCACGCTGTGGATACGTCCCGATCCGTTTATCTGCGAAGGTGAAATTTATCTTCTGGGTACCGTGCTCTCGCACTTCTTTGCCCTCTACGCCAGCATCAATTCGTACCACTGTCTGAAAATCATTAACACGGAAAGTCAGGAGTCCTGGGAATGGCAGGAGAAAATGGGCCAGCACGCCCTGATATAG
- the tssE gene encoding type VI secretion system baseplate subunit TssE, with translation MLRRDSGPTGSLFERIREAANPPSYQNPKEALIRSIRRNLRQVLNTRSGSCYGSPELGITDLNDESLASSDFRREIRKSISQCILHYEPRITDVVVTAAAPDEYAPVELCFHIVATVDVSETRGVFEFDIFLDNHQRYCVE, from the coding sequence ATGCTAAGACGGGATTCAGGACCAACCGGCAGTCTTTTTGAACGTATCCGTGAGGCGGCAAATCCGCCTTCATATCAGAATCCAAAAGAAGCACTGATACGTTCCATCAGACGTAACCTGCGACAGGTCCTGAATACCCGCTCCGGCAGTTGTTATGGTTCACCGGAGCTGGGGATTACTGATTTAAATGATGAATCGCTGGCCTCCAGCGATTTCAGACGAGAAATCCGTAAGTCCATTAGCCAGTGCATTTTACATTACGAACCTCGTATTACCGATGTTGTTGTTACGGCTGCTGCACCGGATGAATACGCCCCTGTGGAACTGTGTTTTCATATTGTGGCTACGGTCGATGTCAGCGAAACCAGGGGAGTGTTTGAATTTGACATTTTTCTGGACAACCATCAACGCTATTGTGTGGAGTGA
- the tssC gene encoding type VI secretion system contractile sheath large subunit, with protein MSVKEEIAPVSASQTAAPPSLLDEIMAQTRVQPKSESYDITRQGVSAFIAAMLQGDSSAEPINILAVDAMIADIDARTSRQMDAIIHAPEFQELESLLRSLKLLVERADTRENIKVHFLNVTQEELLDDFEFAPEITQSAYYKHVYSSGYGQFGGEPVAAVIGNFAFKNTTPDMKLLKYISQVSAMAHSPFLSSVSSEFFGLDSWTELPGIKEPGAIFEGPAYSRWRALRESEDSRYLGLTAPRFLLRHPYSPDENPVKTFRYHEDVSQSHESYLWGNTSFLLAANLAESFAKYRWCPNIIGPSSGGAVKDLPVHLYESMGQMQAKIPTEVLITDRREYELAEEGFITLTMRKGSDNACFFSANSVQKPKTFPKTPEGKAAETNYKLGTQLPYLFVISRLAHYIKVIQREQLGSWKERSDLERELNTWIRQYVADQENPPAEVRSHRPLRQAKIEVLDVDGEPGWYQVAISVRPHFKYMGASFDLSLVGRLDKE; from the coding sequence ATGTCAGTAAAGGAAGAAATTGCTCCCGTCAGCGCGTCTCAAACCGCCGCGCCCCCATCTCTGCTTGATGAAATCATGGCGCAAACCCGCGTCCAGCCTAAATCAGAAAGCTACGATATCACCCGCCAGGGCGTGAGCGCCTTTATTGCCGCCATGTTACAGGGCGACAGTAGCGCTGAACCTATCAATATCCTGGCCGTTGACGCCATGATTGCTGATATTGATGCCCGAACCAGCAGGCAGATGGATGCCATTATTCATGCCCCGGAGTTTCAGGAACTGGAATCCCTGCTGCGCTCGCTGAAGCTGCTGGTTGAACGCGCGGATACACGGGAAAACATCAAAGTCCATTTCCTGAATGTCACTCAGGAAGAACTGCTGGATGATTTCGAATTTGCACCTGAAATCACGCAGTCTGCGTATTACAAGCATGTATATTCAAGCGGTTACGGACAATTTGGCGGTGAGCCAGTGGCGGCGGTAATCGGCAACTTTGCCTTTAAGAACACCACGCCGGATATGAAGCTGCTGAAATATATCAGCCAGGTCAGCGCGATGGCGCACAGCCCGTTCCTGTCGTCAGTATCATCCGAATTTTTCGGTCTGGATTCATGGACAGAGTTACCGGGGATCAAAGAACCGGGTGCCATCTTTGAAGGCCCGGCCTACTCCCGCTGGCGCGCCCTGCGTGAATCGGAAGATTCCCGTTACCTGGGCCTGACCGCCCCCCGGTTCCTGCTGCGCCACCCTTACTCACCGGATGAAAACCCTGTCAAAACCTTCCGTTACCATGAAGATGTCAGCCAGAGTCATGAGTCTTATCTGTGGGGGAATACCTCGTTTTTACTGGCCGCCAACCTGGCGGAAAGTTTTGCTAAGTATCGCTGGTGCCCAAATATTATTGGCCCTTCCAGCGGCGGCGCAGTCAAAGACCTCCCGGTGCATCTGTATGAATCCATGGGGCAAATGCAGGCAAAAATTCCGACTGAAGTGTTGATCACTGACCGGAGAGAGTATGAGCTGGCGGAAGAGGGCTTTATCACACTGACCATGCGTAAAGGGTCTGATAATGCGTGCTTTTTCTCGGCCAACTCGGTGCAGAAACCCAAAACATTCCCCAAAACCCCCGAAGGCAAGGCTGCGGAGACCAACTATAAACTCGGCACCCAGCTGCCATACTTGTTTGTTATCAGCAGGTTAGCGCATTACATCAAGGTAATTCAGCGCGAACAGCTTGGCTCATGGAAAGAACGTAGTGACCTGGAGCGTGAGCTGAACACCTGGATTCGCCAGTATGTTGCTGACCAGGAAAATCCGCCTGCCGAAGTCCGCAGCCACCGGCCTTTGCGTCAGGCTAAGATCGAGGTACTGGATGTGGATGGTGAGCCGGGCTGGTACCAGGTCGCGATTTCTGTCAGACCGCATTTTAAATACATGGGTGCCAGTTTCGACCTGAGCCTGGTCGGACGACTGGATAAGGAATAA